The following proteins come from a genomic window of Candidatus Zymogenus saltonus:
- the ade gene encoding adenine deaminase, which yields MYIVKLKETIEAARGARPLDLMLKGGSVVNIVTGEVEKKDILIYRDRIVGVVDGSESKGYSAKEVIDVSGMYLTPGFIESHVHIESSMVTPSEFARGVLPRGTTTVIADPHEIANVMGTEGILFMAKDAAKTPMDIYFSLPSCVPATEMETSGARLTSKELESLIDEPWVIGLGEVMNFPGVINGEEELLKKIKLAKEAGKAVDGHAPLVSGRDLTAYLAAGIGSDHESSRYEEGKEKLEKGMFLMIREGSHAKNLEDLLPLINEKNFQSATFVADDIDPNDIINRGHIDYFLKKAVSLGLDPTIAVRMVTLSPASYFGLSEIGILAPSKRADIIVLENLKDFNVKMVFKNGRLVADEKGAIFEREEQHYDTASTMNVSLVGVESIRVPWEEGEARVIKIAENQIITDEIHLKLKAEDGFAVSDIERDILKVAVFERHRGTGNIGLGFVNGFGLKEGAIASSIGHDSHNIISVGVADDDIYLAVRRIVELKGGQVIVKGGRVVSELQLEVAGLMSHLPLIEVDKRIEKNLEESKNVGCAIDTPFMMLSFLPLPVIPKLKITDKGLFDVTEFKIVPLYL from the coding sequence ATGTATATTGTAAAGCTAAAAGAAACGATAGAGGCCGCAAGAGGGGCGAGACCACTTGATCTCATGCTCAAGGGTGGAAGTGTCGTAAACATAGTTACGGGGGAGGTCGAAAAAAAAGACATCTTGATCTACCGCGACAGGATTGTGGGAGTGGTGGACGGCAGCGAATCAAAAGGATACAGCGCCAAAGAGGTGATTGACGTCAGCGGTATGTACCTCACTCCGGGCTTCATAGAGAGTCACGTCCACATAGAAAGCTCCATGGTCACTCCTTCGGAATTCGCCAGGGGCGTCCTCCCCAGGGGCACGACAACGGTGATCGCCGACCCCCACGAAATAGCAAACGTCATGGGAACCGAGGGCATCCTCTTCATGGCGAAGGACGCCGCAAAAACCCCCATGGACATATATTTCTCCCTACCTTCGTGCGTGCCTGCAACGGAGATGGAGACATCGGGGGCAAGGCTGACATCAAAGGAGCTGGAGTCCCTTATCGATGAGCCCTGGGTAATAGGCCTTGGGGAGGTGATGAATTTCCCAGGGGTGATCAATGGAGAAGAAGAGCTGTTAAAAAAGATCAAGCTTGCAAAGGAGGCGGGAAAGGCGGTGGACGGCCACGCCCCACTCGTTTCCGGAAGAGATTTGACTGCCTACCTCGCGGCGGGTATAGGCTCCGACCACGAGTCGTCAAGGTACGAGGAGGGGAAGGAGAAGCTCGAAAAGGGGATGTTTCTCATGATACGGGAGGGGAGCCATGCCAAAAACCTCGAAGACCTCCTGCCCCTCATAAACGAGAAGAATTTTCAATCTGCAACATTTGTCGCCGATGACATCGATCCGAACGATATAATAAACAGGGGACATATCGACTACTTCCTTAAAAAGGCGGTCTCGTTGGGACTGGACCCGACGATAGCCGTAAGGATGGTTACCCTGTCCCCCGCGTCCTACTTCGGCCTTTCCGAAATCGGTATCCTGGCGCCTTCAAAAAGGGCCGATATAATCGTCCTTGAAAACCTAAAGGATTTCAACGTCAAGATGGTCTTCAAAAACGGAAGGCTCGTAGCCGATGAAAAAGGGGCGATCTTTGAAAGAGAGGAACAACACTACGATACGGCTTCTACCATGAACGTTTCCCTTGTCGGCGTTGAATCTATCAGAGTCCCTTGGGAGGAAGGGGAGGCGAGGGTAATCAAGATAGCCGAAAATCAGATCATCACAGATGAAATCCACCTGAAACTCAAAGCCGAAGACGGCTTTGCCGTCAGCGATATTGAGAGGGACATCCTGAAAGTGGCGGTATTCGAGAGACACAGAGGAACTGGAAACATCGGACTCGGTTTTGTCAATGGATTCGGTTTGAAAGAGGGCGCCATAGCCTCATCTATAGGACATGACTCCCACAATATAATCTCCGTCGGGGTGGCCGACGACGACATATACCTTGCTGTTAGGCGTATAGTGGAGCTGAAGGGCGGCCAGGTGATTGTCAAAGGGGGCAGGGTAGTCTCGGAGCTTCAGCTCGAGGTTGCCGGGCTTATGAGCCACCTGCCTCTCATCGAGGTGGACAAGAGAATTGAAAAGAACCTTGAGGAGTCCAAGAATGTCGGTTGTGCCATAGACACTCCCTTTATGATGCTGTCGTTTTTGCCCCTGCCGGTGATTCCTAAATTAAAGATCACCGATAAGGGTCTTTTTGATGTGACCGAGTTTAAAATCGTACCCCTATATTTATAA
- a CDS encoding peptidoglycan DD-metalloendopeptidase family protein, which produces MKNWYGIKAVSLVFLMSLLVTLGACVTGPGVYHTVKEGETLWRISKTYGVEMQTIAEYNEIYDPNLIYKGQKLFIPGARKTREVKVYPGEKSVGEINVKKGYFGWPTDGLVYSLFGVRWGRMHKGIDISGHSGTPIVAPREGKVSFAGWKGGYGNTVIIEHPDNFKTLYGHLNAIKVKAGDTVKLGDVIGLMGSTGKSTGPHLHFEVHKDGVARNPLFFLP; this is translated from the coding sequence ATGAAAAACTGGTACGGAATAAAAGCTGTCTCCCTGGTTTTCCTGATGTCGCTTCTCGTAACACTGGGAGCCTGTGTGACGGGGCCGGGGGTCTACCATACCGTCAAGGAGGGGGAGACGCTCTGGAGAATATCGAAGACCTACGGCGTCGAGATGCAGACCATCGCCGAATATAACGAGATATACGACCCAAACCTTATCTATAAAGGGCAAAAGCTCTTTATCCCCGGAGCAAGAAAGACCAGGGAAGTAAAGGTATATCCGGGCGAAAAGAGTGTCGGGGAGATAAATGTCAAAAAGGGATACTTCGGCTGGCCCACGGACGGACTTGTATACTCCCTCTTCGGCGTAAGGTGGGGCAGGATGCACAAGGGTATCGATATATCGGGACATTCCGGCACACCTATCGTGGCCCCGAGGGAGGGAAAGGTGTCCTTTGCCGGGTGGAAGGGGGGATACGGCAATACGGTTATCATTGAGCACCCGGATAATTTCAAGACGCTGTACGGCCATCTGAATGCTATAAAGGTAAAGGCCGGGGATACGGTCAAACTGGGGGATGTTATCGGGCTTATGGGGAGCACCGGGAAATCGACCGGCCCGCACCTTCACTTCGAGGTCCACAAAGACGGGGTGGCGAGAAATCCGCTTTTTTTTCTGCCGTGA
- a CDS encoding TIGR00725 family protein, with product MAIQIAVVGSGTEDKNTNELARKVGGEIAKRGGVLVCGGLKGVMEAAAMGAKEAGGTTLGIIPGDDPKSANKYIDHVIVTGMGHARNVIVVKSADAVAALPGGPGTLSEIALALKMGKPVICVGGFAPWETIDGVKSIKSPAEAVKYIFEKLSKKLR from the coding sequence ATGGCTATACAGATCGCGGTCGTGGGCTCCGGCACGGAAGACAAAAATACAAACGAGCTTGCAAGAAAGGTGGGGGGTGAGATAGCGAAGAGGGGGGGCGTCCTGGTATGCGGGGGACTCAAGGGGGTAATGGAGGCGGCGGCCATGGGCGCAAAGGAGGCGGGAGGAACCACCCTGGGAATCATACCGGGCGACGACCCGAAAAGCGCCAACAAATACATAGACCACGTTATCGTCACTGGGATGGGACATGCGAGAAACGTCATCGTCGTCAAATCTGCGGACGCTGTCGCAGCCCTTCCCGGTGGGCCGGGGACATTGAGCGAGATTGCCCTTGCCCTCAAGATGGGAAAGCCCGTGATATGCGTGGGCGGATTTGCCCCGTGGGAGACGATCGATGGGGTGAAGTCAATCAAATCGCCGGCTGAGGCGGTAAAATATATCTTTGAGAAACTAAGTAAGAAATTACGATGA
- a CDS encoding DedA family protein: MAGLNFIFDLARKSYDWVLHWAETPYAAWALFILAFAESSFFPIPPDVLLIAMAISMPKRSFYFALICSVASVLGGALGYLIGLKFMEVIGFSIIDFYGYHEQFFKLQSLFKQYDVWVVGMAGFTPIPYKVFTIASGACDLNFVKFLAASIVSRSARFFLVGTMIYIFGEPVKSFIDKYFNLLTILFFVLIALGFLVIKYLF, translated from the coding sequence ATGGCGGGATTGAATTTTATTTTCGACTTGGCCAGAAAGTCGTACGACTGGGTTCTCCACTGGGCCGAGACCCCTTACGCCGCGTGGGCCCTCTTCATACTGGCCTTCGCCGAGTCATCCTTTTTCCCGATACCTCCTGACGTCCTCCTCATCGCGATGGCGATATCGATGCCGAAGAGGTCGTTCTATTTCGCATTAATATGTTCAGTGGCGTCGGTCTTAGGCGGGGCGTTGGGATACCTGATAGGCCTGAAGTTCATGGAGGTCATCGGGTTTTCGATAATTGATTTCTACGGCTACCATGAGCAGTTTTTCAAACTCCAGTCTCTCTTCAAGCAGTACGACGTCTGGGTTGTGGGGATGGCGGGCTTTACGCCCATTCCCTACAAAGTCTTCACTATCGCGTCGGGAGCCTGCGATTTGAACTTTGTCAAATTTCTGGCGGCGTCGATAGTCAGCAGGAGCGCCAGATTTTTCTTGGTCGGAACAATGATATACATCTTCGGAGAGCCGGTAAAGAGCTTCATAGATAAATACTTCAACCTCCTGACGATACTCTTTTTCGTCCTGATAGCCCTCGGTTTTTTGGTGATAAAGTATTTGTTTTAA
- a CDS encoding protein-L-isoaspartate(D-aspartate) O-methyltransferase, with protein MEGLDKYEKDRVKMVKTQIESRGIRDPKVLNAFLTVKRHLFVEEALRPQSHNDYPLPIGSGQTISQPYIVALMTEGLDLKEDDRVLEIGTGSGYQTAILAEIAKEVYSVERIKELSERTKKLLKELGYTNIEIKVDDGTTGWAGKSPFDAIIVTAASPDIPRPLTDQLKEGGRMVIPVGGRASQDLIKVMKKKGKLVKENLGGCRFVKLIGEYGWRD; from the coding sequence TTGGAAGGTTTAGACAAATACGAAAAGGACAGAGTGAAGATGGTCAAAACCCAGATCGAGTCCCGGGGGATAAGGGACCCGAAGGTATTGAACGCCTTTCTGACCGTGAAGCGGCATCTCTTTGTGGAGGAGGCGTTGAGGCCCCAATCCCATAACGATTATCCCCTCCCCATAGGGAGCGGCCAGACCATCTCCCAACCCTACATCGTGGCCCTGATGACGGAGGGGCTTGATCTCAAGGAGGATGACAGGGTCCTCGAGATAGGCACCGGGTCGGGATACCAGACGGCGATCCTCGCCGAGATCGCAAAGGAGGTCTACTCGGTAGAGCGCATCAAGGAGCTTTCAGAGAGGACGAAGAAGCTTTTGAAGGAGCTCGGTTACACAAATATCGAGATAAAGGTCGATGACGGAACCACGGGATGGGCGGGTAAAAGCCCCTTCGATGCGATTATCGTGACCGCGGCATCGCCCGATATCCCAAGACCGCTTACGGATCAGTTAAAGGAGGGAGGCAGGATGGTCATACCGGTGGGGGGGAGGGCATCCCAGGATCTCATAAAGGTAATGAAAAAAAAAGGAAAGCTCGTTAAGGAAAACCTGGGGGGGTGCAGGTTCGTAAAGCTGATAGGAGAATACGGATGGCGGGATTGA
- the surE gene encoding 5'/3'-nucleotidase SurE translates to MNILISNDDGIDAPGIKKLAEKLEEDHEIFIVAPTDEKSASSHSLTLKRPLTVRQRSNNYFAVDGTPADCVNLAVNSILKRRPDLVLSGINHGANLGEDIFYSGTVSAAMEGLLLGVPSIAFSFEMRNSSDFAPAAEFASRLIKYVQKWGLMRDTVLNVNVPDRIIERETIYMITKQGRRIYSGAVEERTDFSGVKFYTIGSKEIKVEEDLDSDFFAVNSGYVSITPLHLDLTNYSSIMELKDWKV, encoded by the coding sequence TTGAATATCCTCATTTCCAATGACGACGGAATAGACGCCCCCGGGATCAAGAAACTGGCCGAGAAATTGGAGGAGGATCACGAGATATTTATTGTAGCCCCCACCGATGAAAAGAGCGCATCCAGCCACAGCCTTACGCTGAAGAGACCCCTGACCGTTAGACAGAGATCAAATAACTACTTTGCGGTGGATGGAACACCGGCCGACTGCGTCAACCTCGCCGTGAACTCGATCCTGAAGAGAAGGCCCGATCTCGTCTTGTCCGGAATCAACCACGGCGCAAACCTCGGCGAAGACATCTTCTATTCAGGGACGGTCTCCGCGGCGATGGAGGGACTCCTTCTGGGGGTCCCTTCCATAGCGTTCTCCTTCGAGATGAGAAACAGCTCGGACTTTGCGCCCGCGGCGGAGTTTGCGTCAAGACTCATCAAGTACGTTCAGAAGTGGGGATTAATGAGAGATACGGTGCTCAACGTCAATGTTCCGGACAGGATAATAGAGAGGGAGACGATATACATGATCACAAAGCAGGGAAGGAGGATATACAGCGGCGCCGTGGAAGAGAGGACGGATTTTTCGGGCGTGAAGTTCTATACGATTGGATCAAAGGAGATTAAGGTTGAAGAGGATTTAGACTCCGACTTTTTCGCCGTGAACAGCGGTTATGTCTCTATAACGCCGCTACATCTCGATCTGACAAACTACTCCTCAATAATGGAACTTAAGGATTGGAAGGTTTAG
- a CDS encoding glycosyltransferase family 4 protein: MLTKDLNVLIIGLDKDMIRDRENPTYRRHRAYADEVSSLSFIVYTSRGEGFSETLNGNFSVYPTNSANKLTYFLDTLRLGKGIIKEKGIDVVVTQDPLATGLCGYILKKRIGIVWVCNVHGDYIDNPHWLVESPVNRVKNFVGKFMIKKADGLRVVSRLIREKMVRLGIAPESVVHATPSVDLDKFPAGKFNKDGLKERYGLKGKKVILFVGRIEREKEIPLLLETMKRLKDELPSARLVVVGRGSLLDEMKKTAGSLGVDDRVNFTGHLPFETLTDYYRLSDVFVLISYYEGTAKVLKEAAMAELPIIATDVSGSGEVVIDGKNGYLIPVGDKGALYRRLVELLSEDRKAERMGRASKRHVEEAFNFKRNVGEIVGAWEKIYSLRRKI; the protein is encoded by the coding sequence ATGCTTACGAAAGATTTGAACGTGCTGATAATTGGTCTGGATAAAGACATGATCCGGGACAGGGAAAACCCCACCTATCGCCGCCACAGGGCCTACGCGGACGAAGTCTCCTCCCTCTCATTTATAGTATATACTTCCAGGGGGGAAGGGTTTTCGGAAACTCTCAATGGAAACTTTTCGGTATACCCCACAAACTCCGCTAATAAATTGACCTATTTTCTTGATACGCTTAGGTTGGGGAAGGGCATCATAAAGGAGAAGGGGATCGACGTTGTCGTGACTCAGGACCCCCTCGCCACCGGGCTATGTGGTTATATATTGAAAAAGAGGATCGGTATCGTTTGGGTGTGTAACGTCCACGGGGACTATATCGACAATCCCCACTGGCTGGTGGAATCCCCTGTAAACAGGGTAAAGAACTTCGTCGGGAAATTCATGATAAAGAAGGCCGACGGCCTTCGCGTGGTGAGCAGGTTGATACGGGAAAAGATGGTAAGGCTCGGCATTGCGCCCGAAAGCGTCGTTCATGCTACGCCGTCGGTCGATCTGGACAAATTCCCGGCCGGAAAATTCAACAAGGACGGTCTGAAGGAACGCTACGGCCTTAAGGGAAAGAAGGTAATATTGTTCGTGGGGAGAATCGAAAGGGAAAAGGAGATACCCCTCCTCCTTGAGACGATGAAGAGGCTCAAAGACGAGCTTCCATCCGCTCGCTTGGTGGTTGTCGGGAGAGGTTCCCTTTTGGACGAGATGAAAAAGACTGCAGGGAGCCTCGGAGTGGACGACAGGGTCAACTTTACCGGCCACCTGCCGTTCGAGACGCTGACAGACTACTACAGGCTCTCCGACGTCTTCGTGCTGATATCGTACTACGAGGGAACGGCGAAGGTACTGAAGGAGGCGGCGATGGCGGAGCTTCCAATAATAGCCACAGACGTCAGCGGCTCGGGCGAGGTTGTGATAGACGGCAAGAACGGCTACCTGATCCCGGTGGGAGACAAAGGGGCGCTTTACCGAAGGCTGGTCGAGCTCCTCTCTGAAGACCGAAAGGCCGAGAGGATGGGAAGGGCCTCAAAGAGGCACGTTGAGGAGGCCTTCAACTTCAAGAGAAACGTCGGTGAGATAGTGGGCGCCTGGGAGAAAATATACAGTCTGAGGAGAAAGATTTAA
- a CDS encoding glycosyltransferase yields MKRNNLNVLLLGLDRNVPEDTNSPSYRRLKSYSEGIASLSFVVFSLAGEDFKKSSDKAFYVYPTNSKSRLHYFRDAYILCRGIIEGERKIDMVASQDPFATGLVAYLVKRRYGMPWACHVHADYLENRYWLSETVFNRIQNILGKFLIKRSDGVRAVSSLIKKNLIDMGMDKDRVFYATPAVETDLIPKDAPDKPLLKKRYGLEGRRVLLFVGRIDKQKNLPMLLAAFRSIKKRHGDVILLCVGGGKMVNEMRDMAADLGVEGSVRFTGPLRFDDLIDYYSLSDIFVLPSNYEGTAKVLKEAALASLPLVSTMMSGADDVIVDGRSGFLVPVGDAEAFSERVMELLENPEMAEKMGRAVKERVLREFSYEKSIIDIVTTWERIYNLSKHSSV; encoded by the coding sequence ATGAAGAGAAATAATCTGAACGTCCTGCTCCTTGGACTCGACAGGAACGTCCCCGAAGATACAAACAGCCCCTCCTACAGGCGTCTCAAATCGTACTCGGAGGGGATCGCCTCCCTCTCCTTTGTGGTCTTTTCGCTTGCGGGGGAGGACTTTAAAAAATCTTCGGATAAAGCTTTTTACGTATATCCCACAAACTCCAAGAGCAGGCTCCACTACTTCAGGGACGCCTACATTCTCTGCAGGGGGATCATCGAGGGGGAAAGAAAGATCGACATGGTCGCCTCCCAGGACCCCTTCGCCACGGGACTGGTTGCATATCTGGTGAAGAGGAGGTACGGGATGCCCTGGGCCTGCCACGTACACGCCGACTATCTGGAAAATCGCTACTGGCTCTCCGAAACCGTTTTTAACAGGATTCAGAATATACTCGGAAAATTTCTAATAAAAAGGTCGGACGGCGTCCGCGCCGTAAGCAGTCTCATAAAAAAAAACCTGATCGACATGGGAATGGACAAAGACCGCGTCTTTTACGCAACGCCGGCTGTCGAAACGGATCTGATCCCGAAAGACGCCCCGGACAAACCGCTTCTTAAAAAGAGGTACGGGCTTGAGGGGAGGAGGGTGCTGCTGTTCGTCGGCAGGATAGACAAGCAGAAAAACCTGCCGATGCTGCTGGCGGCATTTAGGTCGATAAAAAAAAGACACGGGGACGTAATCCTCTTATGCGTAGGCGGGGGAAAGATGGTAAACGAGATGAGGGATATGGCCGCAGACCTCGGGGTGGAAGGGTCGGTTCGTTTTACGGGCCCCCTTCGCTTCGACGACCTGATAGACTACTATTCCCTGTCGGACATATTTGTTCTCCCGTCTAATTACGAGGGGACTGCAAAGGTTTTGAAGGAAGCGGCTCTTGCCTCTCTCCCCCTAGTCTCCACGATGATGAGCGGAGCCGACGATGTCATAGTCGACGGGAGGAGCGGCTTTTTGGTGCCGGTCGGTGATGCCGAGGCTTTCTCGGAAAGGGTGATGGAGCTTCTCGAAAATCCAGAGATGGCCGAAAAGATGGGGAGGGCGGTAAAGGAGCGGGTTCTGAGGGAGTTCAGCTACGAAAAAAGCATTATCGATATAGTCACAACGTGGGAGAGGATTTACAATCTGAGCAAACACTCTTCGGTATAG